The Bacillaceae bacterium S4-13-56 region TGAATATCACAATAAAGCAATGAGCCAGTTTCTAGGTAAGGATGAGATTACACCATATGATCACATTCAACTGCAGAGAGTACCATTGTTCATTCATATACCTGGATATGAGAACAATAAAGTTATGACTAATATTGGCGGGCAAATTGATATAAAACCAACGATCATGAACCTTCTTGGCCTTGAGACTGGAAATGATATTAGCTTTGGTTCTGATTTGTTTGCTGAAGAAAGAAAACCGTATATTGCTTTGAGAAATGGAAGCTTTATTACGAATGATTCTATTTACACAGAATCAAAATGTTATGATAGACTCACAGGAATTGAAAATAACGGGGAGTCTTGTGAACCATTTAAAGAGCAGGTAAGTGAAGAATTAGAGACTTCTGATCAAGTAATTTATGGGGATCTTCTTCGTTTTTTCACTAAAAAATAAAAAGAATGCTTGCTATTTAGCAAGCATTCTTTTCTTTTTGTGTGCCCGGCATGGCGATAACTTGGTGGTGTAAGTCCATTACAGGCCTGGCAGTAAGAACTCTTTGCTAATGACAAGGGTGTCTCCTCCGTGAGGAGGGATCTGAAGGAAGCCGGAAGCGAATTCTTGAACTGACGAACAGAAACTATATATCCAAGGCTGAAGTGGGCGAACGGGTTATGGGAAGCATTACAAAATACATCGAAAAAGATTTACAATTAACGATTAACCAAAAGAAAAGTAAAGTGTGCGGGGCAACAACAGCAACCTTTCTGGGGTTTACTATCCAAAATTTCTTGGGAAAGTAGGATGTCGGCCAAGTAGGTTGGTAAAACAACGATTGAAAGAGAAACTCAGAAAAGAAACAAGCCGGAAACGACTTGGAATCTTCCGAGATTGCAATAATTACCTGATTGCAAAGATAAGTCCGATTGGTTCAAGGCCTTTAGGTCATACTCTTAGGTACTAACAATCAGTGTGGGACGGCGACTAATTGAAATGTCACTTTATTTTTTAGTTGAACAAATAAAAACAGACATCGTATAACCGATGTCTGTTAAAGATATTAATGGGCTGCTGAAGTAAATAGCTCTGAATACATGGTCATAACTGTAAACCAACCAAAAACTAATGCTGATATCCCAGCAAAACCAAGAGCCAATATATTCTTTCTTTTTACTTCTCTGAGTGTAGCGATAACACAAAGAATGGTAACAAATAAAAATAAAATTGCTAAAACCATTTCGCTAACCTCCTTATGTTGAAAAAGTATATTGCGATTCTTTAGTTTCTTTACTACTATGTAATATAGGCCATAAAGTTTCTCCTCATACATTTTATAAAATTATCTTGTATTTGTCGAGTAAAAATCTAAATTTCTCAATGAAAGGGGTAAAATCATGGAAATTAAGCAATACTCTTTGGGATCCCTAGGAACAAATGCGTATATTTTATTTGAAGGAAAGGAAGCATTGATCATTGATCCAGGAGGAGAATCAGCCGAAATCGTCTCCTTTTTAAAAGAAAATGAATTAAATCCAATTGCTATCCTCTTGACTCATGCTCATTTTGATCATATTGGTGGAATTGACTTTTTCCGAAACCATTTTCAACAACTACCAGTTTATCTTCATGAAGAAGAGAAGGAGTGGCTTCAAGATTCTTCATTAAATGGATCAAAGTGGTTTGGGTTAGGTGATATAACGACTGAAAGGGGCCCAGATTTTCTTATGCATGAGGATAAATATAAGATTGGAAATTTTCAATTTCAAGTTTTACATACTCCAGGGCACTCTCCAGGAAGCGTTAGTTTTGTATTTGAAGAAGCAACAATGATCATTGGAGGAGATCTCCTATTTCAAGGGGGGATTGGGAGAACTGATTTACCAGGTGGAGATTTTGATCAACTTCTTAAGAGTATAAAAGAAAAAATCTTTCTATATCCTGATCCTTTTGATATTTATCCTGGGCATGGTCCAAAAACATCTGTATGGTTTGAGAAATCAACAAACCCCTTTATCCCGGATTAACGGGTAGTAATACCCACCTTAAGTCTTAAGTGAAACGAAAAGAGTAGGCAGGGGATAAACTGCAAATGTCCGATTGGTTCAAGGGCCTTTAAGTCAGTCATACCTTGAGTGCTAACATTCAGCGGGGGGAGGCTGATTTAAGTTTCAATTTATAATATGAAAAAAATCCTTTCTTCGAAAGAAGAAAGGATTTAGGGGGGATGTGCTCTGTTCTTTTGTTGGTTAGGGATAAAAGTTAAGCTACTATTGAAACTATATAACAACATTAACACTATGTCAATAGTGTTAAACGGAAAAGGAGAATTTTTTTGAGGAAAAATTTAATACAAGCAATTCATCATGAGATTGAGCAGTCTTCAAATAAAGCAATCCCTTATTCAAAATATATTGAACTTGCCCTTTACCATCCTACAGAAGGTTATTATCAGAACAATGAAACTAAGATTGGAAAAGAAGGAGATTTTTATACCTCCAGTTTTGTTCATGAAATTTTTGCTCAGCAATTAGGAGAATTTTTTAGCAAGGTATGTAGTTATACAGGAATGCCAAAAATAATTTGTGAGATCGGTGGGGGTGATGGTCGTTTTGCGCAACAGCTTTCCTCTTCTCTTTTGGAGAGTGAATGGGAATATATAATAATTGAGTCTAGTCCATATCACCGCGCAAAAATAAAAGAAAGAACCTTTAGCTTTAAAAAACTCCAAGTATTTGGATCTTTAGAGAAAGCAGTTCAAACGGTAAACGGATTAGAAGGCATTATTTTTTCTAATGAATGGTTAGATGCTTTTCCAGTTGATGTTATTGAAAAAAAGAACAATAAGGACTACGAAATCATGGTGTCAATGGATCAGAAAGGATATTTATGCGAGAAATACGTACCGTTATCTACTGAAAGAAAAG contains the following coding sequences:
- a CDS encoding DUF2759 domain-containing protein gives rise to the protein MVLAILFLFVTILCVIATLREVKRKNILALGFAGISALVFGWFTVMTMYSELFTSAAH
- a CDS encoding MBL fold metallo-hydrolase, which produces MEIKQYSLGSLGTNAYILFEGKEALIIDPGGESAEIVSFLKENELNPIAILLTHAHFDHIGGIDFFRNHFQQLPVYLHEEEKEWLQDSSLNGSKWFGLGDITTERGPDFLMHEDKYKIGNFQFQVLHTPGHSPGSVSFVFEEATMIIGGDLLFQGGIGRTDLPGGDFDQLLKSIKEKIFLYPDPFDIYPGHGPKTSVWFEKSTNPFIPD
- a CDS encoding SAM-dependent methyltransferase gives rise to the protein MRKNLIQAIHHEIEQSSNKAIPYSKYIELALYHPTEGYYQNNETKIGKEGDFYTSSFVHEIFAQQLGEFFSKVCSYTGMPKIICEIGGGDGRFAQQLSSSLLESEWEYIIIESSPYHRAKIKERTFSFKKLQVFGSLEKAVQTVNGLEGIIFSNEWLDAFPVDVIEKKNNKDYEIMVSMDQKGYLCEKYVPLSTERKDWLEKNQLSLEEGFRIEVPSFLLGELKKVDHLLSKGLIVTVDYGYTAEERKHPSRKKGSLRGYQKHQMKNNVLLDPGEMDITHHVHWDVVERMGQGFGWTFVDRMKQREFLVHTGILDQLVEHHSTDPFSAESKKNRAIRSLILGDGIGNSFDVCLQSKSLSPKAIHSLYVND